A single window of Candidatus Krumholzibacteriia bacterium DNA harbors:
- a CDS encoding Na+/H+ antiporter NhaC family protein has product MQRTRLRSAASLGLTIVLSVLAAGAAHAEVRLDVRSAEQMLHGKPGGFSVELHDEHGAPLADRSVRLEPQGTWTREGDPVGTLDLELDAGGRAEIENVVVGDGGDFRLTLDDTTELEGSVRVVHPLWSLLPPLLSIVLALWLRQVLLALTAGVLSGALIYTGHPVSAFVMATRDVVVPSVTDSFQASILLFTATLGGMVGVVARAGGTHGLVDAVRRWIHDARSSQLATGILGLVIFFDDYANTLLVGNTMRPVTDRMRVSREKLSYLVDSTAAPVATVAVLSTWVGYQVGLIGDGLQANAIEGSAYGIFVSSIPYAAYSWFAMAVVFWTIAQRRDFGPMLKAERRARHEGQVLAPGARPLIDDVGADLEPVEGKPRRAHVALIPVLVVLGTTVIGLWFDGRRAVLEASGSVGLAAANVRDVFSTADPAAALLWAVILGSTVAIALAVSQRLLDLTEA; this is encoded by the coding sequence GTGCAGCGTACCCGACTCCGATCCGCGGCGAGCCTCGGGCTCACCATCGTCCTGAGCGTCCTCGCCGCCGGCGCGGCCCACGCCGAGGTCCGTCTGGACGTGCGGTCGGCCGAGCAGATGCTCCACGGCAAGCCGGGCGGCTTCTCCGTCGAGTTGCACGACGAGCACGGAGCGCCGCTGGCCGATCGTTCCGTGCGGCTCGAACCCCAGGGTACGTGGACCCGCGAGGGGGATCCCGTCGGCACCCTCGACCTCGAGCTCGACGCCGGGGGGCGGGCGGAGATCGAGAACGTGGTGGTGGGTGACGGTGGCGACTTCCGGCTCACACTCGACGACACGACCGAACTCGAGGGCTCGGTGCGGGTGGTACATCCGCTCTGGTCGTTGCTGCCGCCGCTGTTGTCGATCGTGCTCGCGTTGTGGTTGCGACAGGTGCTCCTGGCCCTCACCGCGGGTGTGCTCTCCGGTGCGCTGATCTACACGGGCCATCCGGTGTCGGCGTTCGTCATGGCGACACGCGACGTGGTGGTTCCGTCGGTCACCGACTCCTTCCAGGCATCCATCCTGTTGTTCACGGCCACGCTCGGCGGCATGGTCGGCGTCGTGGCGCGGGCGGGCGGAACGCACGGCCTGGTCGACGCCGTGCGCCGCTGGATCCACGACGCACGCAGTTCGCAGCTGGCCACGGGAATCCTCGGGCTGGTCATCTTCTTCGACGACTACGCCAACACGCTGCTCGTGGGCAACACCATGCGGCCGGTGACCGATCGCATGCGGGTGTCGCGCGAGAAACTCAGCTACCTGGTCGACTCGACGGCCGCGCCGGTGGCCACCGTCGCCGTCCTGTCGACGTGGGTCGGGTATCAGGTCGGGCTGATCGGCGACGGACTCCAGGCGAATGCGATCGAGGGATCGGCCTACGGGATCTTCGTGTCGAGCATCCCGTATGCCGCCTATTCGTGGTTCGCCATGGCGGTGGTGTTCTGGACCATCGCGCAGCGACGGGACTTCGGTCCCATGCTGAAGGCGGAGCGCCGCGCGCGCCACGAGGGACAGGTGCTCGCGCCCGGAGCACGCCCGCTGATCGACGATGTCGGCGCCGACCTCGAACCGGTCGAGGGCAAGCCGCGGCGCGCGCACGTTGCGTTGATCCCGGTACTGGTCGTGCTGGGGACCACGGTCATCGGTCTGTGGTTCGACGGACGGCGCGCGGTCCTCGAGGCGTCGGGGTCGGTGGGGTTGGCCGCGGCCAACGTCCGCGACGTGTTCTCGACCGCCGATCCGGCCGCCGCCCTTCTGTGGGCCGTGATCCTGGGGTCGACGGTGGCGATCGCTCTGGCCGTCTCGCAGCGCCTGCTCGACCTGACCGAGGCC
- the cutA gene encoding divalent-cation tolerance protein CutA codes for MSDRLWIALSTFADVASATDTARRLVDEALVACAQVEERPILSVYRWQGAVEQDPEILLRLKIAPATLDAAVRRLRALHPYDVPQIVWFEAEAEPAYAAWAREQCSGGSGSSA; via the coding sequence ATGAGCGACCGCCTCTGGATCGCCCTCAGCACCTTCGCCGACGTCGCGTCGGCCACCGACACGGCGCGCCGTCTCGTCGACGAAGCGCTCGTCGCCTGTGCGCAGGTCGAGGAGCGGCCCATTCTCTCGGTCTACCGCTGGCAGGGAGCGGTGGAGCAGGATCCCGAGATCCTGCTGCGGCTGAAGATCGCGCCCGCCACGCTCGACGCCGCCGTGCGGCGACTGCGAGCTCTGCATCCCTACGACGTGCCGCAGATCGTGTGGTTCGAGGCCGAGGCCGAGCCCGCGTACGCCGCCTGGGCACGCGAGCAATGCAGCGGCGGTTCGGGATCGTCGGCTTGA